The Moorella glycerini genomic interval CGCCCTCCGGGGCCGCCAGTTTAAATACAGCCCGGGCCGTCATGCCGGCCTTCAGCTCGCCCGGGTTGGCCAGGCTGATCTCTACCGGGAAACGCTGTCCCGTAGCCGCCGCTCCCAGGGCCTGGGGGTTGATGGCGCTTGAAGTAGGGTAGATTCCAGTTCAGCCGGCCCAGGACCTGCCCGGCTTTAGCCTCATCGCCTTCCTGGACGGGATGGAAAATATGCTCAAATGTTTATTTTTCTTCATGCTGTTTGGTAAGGGATAAAGCCCATTGGTAAACTTCCTGGGCGAGAGAGACTGCCTGTTTGTATTCAGCTTCATCTATTGGTTCCCAGTCTCCCGGGTAACGGGTCGTTACAGCGTAATCAGTTAGTATTGCAGCTTCCTTAAGGCTTTCAGTAACTTGCCCTACCCCCGATTCTTCAATTAACTTTAAAAGGTATCCAATAGAATGTGTTTTTGGGATATCAATCTTAAAAAAGGCCATTATACCTTTAAGAGCTTTCTCGGCTGCTTGCTGGGCGTCAAAACAAAGATCTTCGTATAGAATATCAGGTGTTTGCCTGCCCAGTTTTGCCCTGGCGAGATTGCTTTTTGCTTTTTTTAACCACAGCCGCCATAATTCATCGCTCATAAACTACCAACCCTTTGGCAGCCTCAGCATAAACCAACCCCTGTGAAGTCTGGTACCTTTCTATTTTTTCCGGAGTATCTACAAGTATATCTACAGCCGCAGGAACATCGACCAGGTTTTTATAAAGCTGTTGAGCCAAAGCGCGGCGATTATTTATTCCGCTCTTCAGCACTAGGAGATCATAATCACTATTAAATCCTGCTTTCCCTTTACTTCTGGACCCAAAAAGGATTATCTTATCAGGATTTACTGCCTTCACTATTCTGTCTATTACATCTTTAAGGACTTCTTCCAAAAAAATTTCCTCCTCTAGTTTAAACTTTACGCGATAAAATTCCTGTATTCTTTATCTAGATGCTACCAAATTTCTAGCACAATAGTCAACCAAAAAATGTTAAAACGGCATTTTCTCCTTTGCATATCGCTGCTGCCTTCGAGACCGAAAATGCGGCGCATTCTTATGGTAAAAGAGTGGCTTTTCTTTATTTTACATCCTATCATTAGCCAATTATCCAGTCAATCCTGCCCGTACTAACAGTACGTGTCAAGATGTAGTAGGCAAAAAGAGACCTCACATAAAAATCCCATATATATCCAACACCTTTTCCGGCTCCGGAGTATTGTGCAGTAATTCTCTGCGCCTGTCAAGGTTAAAGCCTGCGGCCGCCTACGGCGACCTTGACAGGCTTCGCGAATTACTGCCTGCTCTAATTAAGCCGGAAAAGGGGTTAGAATATAGCTCCACTAATTCTTGTTAGTTGCCTCAAGGTATATTTAACCCAATCTGTTCCCGCCTCAGGGCCAACAAGGGCTGGTACTCTCTTCCTTAACCATGCTTCTACGTCTTCTTTAACTATCTTCTTTTCTTTTATTACTTTAACGGGATTCTTTTCTACTTGTGGCATCTTCTTTTCTAGCCATGCGGCTAATTCTCCATTGGCTTTGAGCATAAGTAATGCTACCATGGCCGTTGCTCCTGCTTCGCTCCAGCTCATTCCCCTCTTTTTCATGCGAATGGCTATTTTTTTGTCTACTGTTGTTTCGGCTACGCCCATCCCGTATAACTTTAGCCCTTCCAGTTGTCGTGGTAACCGCAAGCGGTAATCTAACAGGTTATCGCGATATCTTTGACAGTAGTCATATACTTTTTGGCGTTGTTGCTTGTTTTTGCGGTTCGGTGCTTCTTCTATGAGTGCTTCCATGGTGTCCAAAAAGACCTGCTCTTGACCTTTGGCTAAAATCTCCATTAATCCTCGCGCTGTTTCGTTCCCATAAGCCTGCCTTATATCCCGGTGGAGGTGGTAGCGGTCCAATTGTACAATGGCTCCTGGTAACTGTTCTTTGGCTGTCTTCTGGATCCAGCTGGCTCCGTCGCCATTGACCACATATATTGTTTTTTCGTCTATCTCGTAGTACCTGGCTATTTCCGTGGTGAGGGCTTCCCAAAATTGTTCTCCATCTTCATAGATGCCCATTACTACCCGCGGGTTCTTGAGATGCCGGGCATTCCCTTTTTCTATCCACCCTTCGTATACTATTCCTACTTTTACTTCTATCCGCTCTTGCTTGCTCCTTTGCAGGGGAATCATTATGCCATCGGCTTCGATAAATAGTGCCGGTACTTTTTTCTTTTTGCCTTGGGGCTCTTCCCCGCTCACGAATAGCTTGTTGCGCAGGGCTTCTTGCAGTCCTTTTTGTTCCAGTCCATTTCGTTTTACTTCGCTATGGATGGTCATATGGCTTAATTGGCCCATCCCTGCTTCGGCCATTATTTCCGCTGCCTGCCTGAAGGGTAACCGGGTTGCCAGCGATACGGCTAATTTGAGCAGTCTTCCTGTCAGGCGCTTTCCTTGGCGTAAGTTCAGGGCTTCGTCTAACAGAAACCTTCCCTCGCCTCTTTTCTTTTTGCGCGTCGCTTTGACATATAGTCGGCGCTTAAAGGTTATATCCCCGTACAGGCAGGTGATTGTGCGGTAGCGGAAGCCAGCTATCCTATATCTCTTGGGTTTTGCTGGCATAAGGGCATCATCCAGGGCTTCCAGTACGGCTACCAATAATCGCCTGGCTATTT includes:
- a CDS encoding ISLre2 family transposase is translated as MVNGNTSTATIFSLLDGIENFNTLEEVILQIARRLLVAVLEALDDALMPAKPKRYRIAGFRYRTITCLYGDITFKRRLYVKATRKKKRGEGRFLLDEALNLRQGKRLTGRLLKLAVSLATRLPFRQAAEIMAEAGMGQLSHMTIHSEVKRNGLEQKGLQEALRNKLFVSGEEPQGKKKKVPALFIEADGIMIPLQRSKQERIEVKVGIVYEGWIEKGNARHLKNPRVVMGIYEDGEQFWEALTTEIARYYEIDEKTIYVVNGDGASWIQKTAKEQLPGAIVQLDRYHLHRDIRQAYGNETARGLMEILAKGQEQVFLDTMEALIEEAPNRKNKQQRQKVYDYCQRYRDNLLDYRLRLPRQLEGLKLYGMGVAETTVDKKIAIRMKKRGMSWSEAGATAMVALLMLKANGELAAWLEKKMPQVEKNPVKVIKEKKIVKEDVEAWLRKRVPALVGPEAGTDWVKYTLRQLTRISGAIF
- a CDS encoding HEPN domain-containing protein, encoding MSDELWRLWLKKAKSNLARAKLGRQTPDILYEDLCFDAQQAAEKALKGIMAFFKIDIPKTHSIGYLLKLIEESGVGQVTESLKEAAILTDYAVTTRYPGDWEPIDEAEYKQAVSLAQEVYQWALSLTKQHEEK
- a CDS encoding nucleotidyltransferase domain-containing protein produces the protein MEEVLKDVIDRIVKAVNPDKIILFGSRSKGKAGFNSDYDLLVLKSGINNRRALAQQLYKNLVDVPAAVDILVDTPEKIERYQTSQGLVYAEAAKGLVVYER